The following are from one region of the [Limnothrix rosea] IAM M-220 genome:
- a CDS encoding bile acid:sodium symporter family protein, producing the protein METVLQIAVIILFPISIGMALKVYQPKFAATCEKAVKWLCLLFLTLMIVGILVRERANVTVFFLQVGWVTLSLNVVMMALGYGLAIAATLAHTRAKSITLQVGIQHGTLAIAIASTPTLLDSQTMAIPAAIYALIMFITSAAFWGLNQRMSETSTPSG; encoded by the coding sequence ATGGAAACAGTGCTCCAGATAGCTGTGATTATACTTTTTCCCATCAGCATCGGTATGGCGCTAAAGGTTTATCAACCAAAATTTGCGGCGACCTGTGAAAAGGCGGTGAAGTGGTTATGTTTATTGTTCCTGACTCTAATGATTGTGGGGATTTTAGTCAGGGAACGGGCGAATGTGACGGTTTTTTTCTTGCAGGTTGGCTGGGTAACGCTGAGCTTGAATGTGGTCATGATGGCTTTAGGCTATGGTCTGGCGATCGCCGCGACATTAGCTCATACTCGTGCGAAATCGATTACGCTCCAAGTGGGTATCCAACATGGCACCCTCGCCATTGCGATCGCCAGCACACCAACCCTGCTCGACTCACAGACAATGGCAATTCCCGCTGCCATTTACGCTCTGATTATGTTTATCACCAGTGCGGCTTTTTGGGGGTTAAATCAGCGCATGTCAGAAACGAGTACACCATCCGGCTAG
- a CDS encoding class I SAM-dependent methyltransferase has protein sequence MATFLRPLSYKYQWIYDTISRLAALAVGGETRFRNLALKGLIDQTSQNPKILDLCCGAGQTTKFLTQYSHQVTGLDISPLAIERAKKNVPEATYIVSPAEKITLPDNNFDIVHTSAALHEMTPQQLTQIFQQVYRVLKPGGFFTFIDLHQPTNPIFIPGLYTFMYLFETHTAWKMIRADLGKQLTAAGFEIFKQELHAGGSLQIIQSQKPTT, from the coding sequence ATGGCAACCTTTTTACGACCCCTAAGCTACAAATACCAATGGATTTACGATACGATTTCCCGTCTAGCCGCCCTAGCGGTGGGTGGCGAAACCCGTTTTCGTAACCTTGCCCTCAAAGGATTAATCGATCAGACATCCCAAAATCCTAAAATTCTTGATCTGTGCTGTGGCGCTGGACAAACAACAAAATTTCTCACCCAATATTCCCATCAAGTTACAGGTTTAGACATTTCACCCCTCGCCATTGAACGGGCAAAAAAAAACGTTCCAGAAGCAACATACATTGTCAGCCCTGCCGAAAAAATAACCCTACCCGACAATAACTTTGACATTGTCCACACCAGTGCCGCCCTCCATGAAATGACCCCCCAACAGCTCACCCAGATTTTTCAGCAAGTTTATCGCGTCCTCAAGCCCGGCGGTTTTTTCACATTCATTGACCTTCACCAGCCCACAAACCCCATTTTTATTCCCGGTTTGTACACCTTTATGTATCTGTTCGAGACCCATACCGCCTGGAAAATGATTCGTGCTGACCTAGGAAAACAGCTCACAGCAGCCGGATTTGAAATTTTTAAACAAGAACTTCATGCCGGCGGCAGTTTGCAAATCATCCAAAGTCAAAAACCCACTACATAG
- a CDS encoding Tab2/Atab2 family RNA-binding protein — protein sequence MTIWELDFYSRPILDDNQKKLWEVLICETPTSIKQGGADLFRYSEFCTNKEVNSITLKNAIQKAIAESGTSPSKIRYFRRQMNNMISKGCEDAGIPASPSRRAYTLMQWLEQRAQEVYPEHPNYDEQSAKTTSVQYPTLNAIALPDAVRGDKGDKWAIVSLEASAFEDFDDWEIDFGEPFPLTNLEPTTQIPGLLIFSPRAVPLAGWMSGLELGFLHLLEQPRPSMVLETGVSDSWIVADLPNKGTVQEAKNFETAKKQAQGVHFLAVQTSPDDERFSGFWMLKE from the coding sequence GTGACTATTTGGGAATTAGATTTTTATTCGCGTCCAATTTTGGATGACAATCAGAAAAAACTATGGGAAGTGCTCATTTGCGAAACGCCCACCAGCATCAAACAAGGCGGGGCGGATCTATTTCGCTACAGTGAATTTTGCACGAATAAAGAGGTAAACTCGATCACTTTAAAAAATGCTATCCAAAAGGCGATCGCCGAATCTGGCACTAGCCCAAGCAAGATTCGCTATTTTCGTCGTCAGATGAATAATATGATTTCCAAAGGCTGTGAAGATGCAGGGATTCCGGCCTCCCCATCCCGCCGAGCCTATACGCTGATGCAGTGGCTCGAACAACGTGCCCAAGAGGTTTATCCTGAGCACCCTAACTACGATGAGCAATCGGCAAAGACCACCTCAGTCCAATATCCGACCCTCAATGCGATCGCCCTACCCGATGCTGTGCGGGGCGACAAAGGCGACAAGTGGGCGATCGTTTCCCTCGAAGCCTCCGCCTTTGAAGATTTTGACGACTGGGAAATTGATTTTGGTGAACCCTTCCCCCTCACCAATCTAGAGCCGACAACGCAAATTCCGGGACTACTCATTTTTTCCCCCCGTGCTGTTCCCCTCGCTGGATGGATGTCTGGTCTAGAGCTGGGATTTTTGCATCTGCTCGAACAGCCTCGCCCCAGTATGGTCTTAGAAACGGGTGTCAGTGATAGCTGGATTGTGGCAGATCTTCCAAACAAGGGAACTGTGCAGGAAGCGAAAAACTTTGAAACGGCAAAAAAACAAGCCCAAGGTGTTCATTTTCTCGCGGTACAAACGAGCCCTGACGATGAACGCTTCTCTGGTTTCTGGATGCTTAAAGAATAG
- a CDS encoding radical SAM/SPASM domain-containing protein has protein sequence MVLAKETSFWKKLRLQWFLATHAVDCSVDFVSILYKIYLNHNKIIHFRNGYPVYSLSTPALFSKPAAHFISRALYKTIQNRNLPNMMSFAVNDICNATCEHCSFFEGVEEPGRAVLSLAESQKFIQDSQELGVSVINFVGGEPLMREDLPDIIKSVDQDLSTTVLFTNGWYLEERVKELKKAGLDSIYISLDAANAKDHDKFRGKEGLFARAIQGVKKAKDLGFSVGFSCTITPESYFNDGWRSLIELGKKIGVHEVLIFDALPTGRYDKRSDLIDSGDWVEAMIQAAKYYNQRDEYPGITFYSYGTSHRSVGCACGTSYFYMSPYGDMMSCDFNHAKFGNIKEEPLWKIWQRLSTLPEFCQAKWGGCKIKDADYRTSENVCGSHQESRPLTRS, from the coding sequence ATGGTGTTAGCAAAGGAAACCTCATTCTGGAAAAAGCTACGTTTGCAGTGGTTTCTAGCAACCCATGCCGTCGACTGTAGTGTAGACTTCGTCTCTATTCTCTACAAAATTTATTTAAACCACAATAAAATCATCCATTTTCGCAACGGCTACCCCGTTTATTCTTTATCAACACCAGCATTATTTAGTAAGCCCGCTGCCCACTTTATTTCCCGCGCCCTCTACAAAACAATTCAAAATCGTAATCTCCCCAATATGATGAGTTTTGCGGTTAATGATATTTGTAATGCCACCTGTGAACACTGTAGTTTTTTTGAAGGGGTAGAAGAGCCGGGAAGAGCCGTTTTATCCTTGGCTGAATCCCAGAAATTTATTCAAGATTCCCAAGAATTAGGAGTTTCTGTGATTAATTTTGTCGGTGGCGAACCGCTCATGCGAGAGGATTTACCAGATATTATTAAATCTGTCGATCAAGATCTATCAACAACTGTTTTATTTACCAATGGTTGGTATCTAGAAGAAAGGGTAAAGGAACTAAAAAAAGCGGGTTTAGATAGTATTTATATTAGTCTTGATGCGGCAAATGCCAAAGACCATGACAAATTTCGTGGCAAAGAAGGCCTATTTGCCCGTGCTATTCAAGGGGTAAAAAAGGCGAAAGATTTAGGATTTTCAGTGGGTTTTTCCTGCACCATTACACCGGAATCTTATTTTAATGATGGGTGGCGATCGCTGATTGAATTAGGCAAAAAAATTGGTGTCCATGAAGTCTTGATTTTTGATGCTTTACCCACCGGAAGATATGACAAAAGAAGTGATTTGATTGATTCTGGTGATTGGGTTGAGGCCATGATCCAAGCAGCAAAATATTATAACCAGCGCGACGAATATCCCGGTATTACTTTCTATTCCTACGGCACAAGTCATCGCAGTGTTGGTTGCGCCTGTGGCACGAGTTATTTTTATATGTCCCCCTATGGCGACATGATGTCTTGCGATTTTAACCATGCTAAATTCGGCAATATTAAAGAAGAGCCCCTGTGGAAAATATGGCAAAGATTAAGTACTTTACCGGAATTTTGTCAGGCAAAATGGGGGGGCTGCAAAATTAAAGATGCTGATTATCGCACCTCAGAAAATGTCTGCGGTAGTCATCAAGAATCTCGACCATTAACCCGATCTTGA
- a CDS encoding sodium:solute symporter family transporter — MGTLDWLIVAVYGVIVIAIGLAASGKQNNTDEYFRGSRQLPWWAVGLSIIATSFSAASLLGGPGQGYGHGFLWLQLQLGDLLGYGLVIGLFLPFFVGLNLTTAYEYLEKRFDAKTRSLGSFCFLLFVISRLGALLFGASVVVSTVTGLDLAIAILIVGIFSIVYTVTGGITAVVWTDVLQFAMIFVGIGAGIWAAINGVEGGFGALWQAAGEGDKLAVVDLSWDPDNLYSLPTALFGYGIFAFAVAGTNQQSVQRYVSCADVPSARKAILLGWFSGFIGVAATLLLGVLLFGFYSLNAGLPETVGGDGILPFFIVNQVPVGASGFLVAAIFAAAMSSIDSALHSVSTCMTVDFYDRYFAKNSKYDSLTVAKFLIIVWGILGILSAFYVASTEQDLLPFLVTYSAIFLGPLLGIFLMGILLPRVNANGAFYGTVAAVILIVIGTEIGWLGNLGIWRSALTIPTAVLLGYGISLFGGTPSRRSLAGLTIWTKEPAFKPIGRPGLEDNRDNDDEYDY; from the coding sequence ATGGGCACGCTCGACTGGCTAATTGTTGCGGTTTATGGGGTCATTGTGATTGCCATTGGGCTCGCGGCAAGTGGTAAACAAAATAATACCGATGAATATTTTCGCGGGTCGCGGCAACTGCCTTGGTGGGCGGTGGGTCTGTCGATTATTGCCACATCTTTTTCGGCGGCTTCGCTCCTTGGTGGCCCCGGCCAAGGTTATGGCCATGGGTTTCTCTGGCTCCAACTGCAACTGGGTGATCTATTGGGTTATGGCCTAGTGATCGGGTTATTTTTGCCTTTTTTTGTTGGGTTAAATTTAACGACGGCCTACGAGTATCTCGAAAAACGTTTTGATGCGAAAACTCGTTCTCTCGGATCGTTTTGCTTTTTGCTGTTTGTTATTTCTCGATTGGGAGCGTTGTTATTTGGGGCATCTGTCGTTGTCTCTACGGTGACGGGTCTTGATTTGGCGATCGCCATTTTGATTGTGGGTATTTTTTCAATCGTCTACACGGTGACGGGTGGTATTACCGCTGTGGTCTGGACTGATGTGTTGCAGTTCGCCATGATTTTTGTCGGCATTGGTGCAGGCATTTGGGCGGCAATTAATGGCGTTGAAGGAGGTTTTGGCGCATTGTGGCAGGCGGCTGGCGAGGGGGACAAACTAGCCGTTGTCGATCTGTCTTGGGATCCGGACAATCTTTACTCTTTACCCACAGCTCTCTTTGGCTACGGTATTTTTGCCTTTGCGGTGGCGGGCACAAACCAACAATCTGTCCAACGCTATGTTTCCTGTGCCGATGTCCCGTCTGCTCGTAAAGCGATTTTGTTGGGGTGGTTTTCTGGGTTTATCGGCGTTGCCGCGACATTATTGCTCGGCGTTTTACTGTTTGGTTTTTATTCTCTCAATGCAGGTTTACCGGAAACGGTGGGCGGCGATGGTATTCTTCCTTTTTTCATTGTTAACCAAGTCCCTGTGGGAGCTTCCGGTTTTCTTGTCGCGGCAATTTTCGCAGCGGCCATGTCCTCCATTGACTCTGCTTTACATTCTGTTTCAACTTGTATGACCGTTGATTTTTATGATCGTTATTTTGCAAAAAACAGTAAATATGACTCTCTCACCGTCGCCAAATTTTTAATTATTGTCTGGGGCATTCTCGGTATCCTGTCGGCATTTTACGTTGCGTCTACAGAGCAGGATCTTTTACCTTTTCTCGTTACCTATTCCGCCATTTTTTTGGGGCCACTCCTCGGTATTTTCCTAATGGGTATTCTATTGCCTCGCGTCAATGCTAATGGGGCTTTCTATGGCACTGTGGCGGCGGTGATTTTAATTGTGATCGGTACAGAAATTGGCTGGTTAGGTAATCTGGGCATTTGGCGATCCGCCCTAACCATTCCCACTGCTGTTCTGCTTGGCTATGGTATTTCTCTCTTCGGTGGTACGCCATCGCGGCGATCGCTGGCAGGTTTAACGATATGGACTAAAGAGCCTGCTTTTAAACCCATTGGACGACCGGGTCTGGAAGATAATCGCGATAATGATGATGAATATGATTACTAA
- a CDS encoding YqeG family HAD IIIA-type phosphatase — translation MALFNPSLLEPDLILGQTILHLTPEILRRNNIKGLILDVDETLVPMRQPHASDDLLQWTTEMKRTADIWLVSNNLSQKRIGRIAEMLDAPYLLGAKKPSRTKLRKAMDAMDLRPQQVAMVGDRLFTDVLAGNRLGLFTILVEPMVDPLKANKKYPIHNAEVWLSKLLGASLDGMKHNFTKSNKKKLS, via the coding sequence ATGGCGCTTTTTAATCCCAGCTTGTTGGAACCAGACCTTATTTTAGGTCAGACAATTCTGCACCTCACCCCAGAAATTTTGCGTCGTAACAACATTAAAGGGTTGATCCTCGACGTTGACGAAACCCTTGTGCCCATGCGGCAACCCCACGCATCAGACGACTTGCTCCAATGGACAACGGAAATGAAGCGAACTGCCGATATTTGGCTCGTTAGCAATAACCTCAGCCAAAAACGAATCGGACGGATCGCTGAAATGCTCGATGCCCCCTATCTACTCGGCGCAAAAAAACCGTCCCGCACCAAACTCCGTAAGGCGATGGATGCAATGGATCTACGCCCTCAGCAAGTGGCCATGGTTGGCGATCGCCTCTTTACCGACGTACTCGCAGGCAACCGCCTAGGATTATTCACTATCTTGGTTGAGCCAATGGTAGATCCCCTCAAAGCCAACAAAAAATATCCAATTCACAATGCCGAAGTGTGGCTCTCAAAACTCCTTGGCGCTTCCCTTGATGGCATGAAACATAACTTTACAAAAAGTAATAAAAAAAAGTTATCCTAA
- the ndhN gene encoding NAD(P)H-quinone oxidoreductase subunit N — protein sequence MALLTTGKGFVRTVEKSGAVAIYAPLEGGYEGRYIRRLRCSGYEVVNLTARGLGDVAAYLTDYHGIRPAHLGKKDIAGSGAMVGLRAYVPGIATYQLEHLPSNSKGIILWIIEGYVLSRQEQEYLVSLTRENSQIKVVIEMGGDRVFSFKPLSETLV from the coding sequence ATGGCACTTTTAACCACTGGAAAAGGCTTTGTTCGCACCGTAGAAAAATCCGGCGCCGTCGCAATTTACGCTCCCCTAGAAGGTGGTTATGAAGGTCGTTACATTCGCCGCCTGCGTTGTTCCGGCTATGAAGTCGTGAACCTGACTGCACGGGGTTTAGGCGATGTCGCGGCATACCTCACCGACTACCACGGTATCCGTCCCGCTCACCTCGGTAAAAAAGATATCGCAGGTAGTGGCGCGATGGTCGGTTTACGGGCTTATGTTCCCGGCATTGCCACCTATCAGCTAGAACATCTACCAAGCAATAGCAAAGGCATTATTCTCTGGATCATTGAAGGCTATGTTCTTTCTCGCCAAGAACAAGAGTATTTAGTCAGCCTCACCCGTGAAAATTCCCAAATCAAGGTTGTCATCGAAATGGGCGGCGATCGCGTCTTTAGCTTTAAGCCTTTGTCCGAAACACTCGTGTAA